The sequence below is a genomic window from Candidatus Binataceae bacterium.
ACACCGATATGGTTGGGGTGGCGGACGCCGTCAGCGAAGCGATCGCGACCGATGAAAATCCGGTCATTCTCGGCGACCTCGCCGACAGTGGCGGCGCGGGAACTCCGGGCGACGGCACGGCGATCCTCGCCGAACTGCTCAAGCAAAACGCACGCGGCGCCGTGATCGGCAATCTCGCCGATCCTGCGGCGGTGCGGGCGGCGACCGCGGCTGGCGTCGGCAAGAATATAACGCTCTCTGTCGGCGGCAAGGTTGATCAGTTTCACGGCGCGCCGGTGCAGATCACCGGGCGCGTGCGCACCCTCCACGATGGCGTCTTCACCGCCAGCACCCAGTTCAATGCCGGCACGGTTCATCGCGGACCGACGGCGGTGATCGATTGCGGCGGCGTCGAGGTGATTCTGACCTCGCGCCCGGTGCTGGTGTTCGAGCCGAATCACTTCAGGAGTCTGGGGATCGAGCCTACGGCGCGCAAAATGCTGGTCTGCAAGGCCGAGATGCAGCATCGCGCGGGCTTCGCCGGCGCGGCGCGGACCTTTATCGACGTCGACGCGCCCGGCCTCGCGACGCAGGCGCCTTCGCGACTGCCCTACAGCAAAATCCGCCGCCCGGTCTTCCCGCTCGACAATATTTGACGCCTGTCGCGGATAACTTAGAATCAAGGACCTCAGGGATTTGTTGATTGCACAGACGCGATGAGGTGATGGCGTGCCGCAGTTCCAGTACACCGCAGTTTTCGAGCCGGCTCCGGAGGGCGGCTTCACCGTAACCGTGCCGGCTCTTGCAGGGCTTGTGACCGAAGGCGATACGCTCGAGGAAGCTCGCGAGATGGTGAAGGACGCGATTCGCGGGTATCTGGAAAGCCTGCTCGCGCATGGCGAGGAGATTCCGATTGAACCTGGCCTCGCGAGCGTCGAGCGCGTCGCGGTAACGATTTAGACCAAATGCCCCGCTTGCCCGTCTGTACGTCCGTCGATCTTATCCGGGCGCTGCAACGGGCAGGTTTTTTTCTGGATCACAGCACGGGTTCGCATCGGTTTTTTCGGCACCCTTCCCGCCGGGGCCTTGTGACTGTTCCGTTCCATCGCAAAGATCTCAAGCGCGGGACCCTCAAAAGCATCCTCGATCAGGCCGGGCTCTCCGTCACGGAGTTCATCGAGCTCCTATGAACTGCTCCAGCGACGTGGAGAAAGAAAGAATTGCGAAATTCCTGGCGCGGGCGGGCGTGGCCTCGCGCCGCGACGCCGAGCGGATGATCGAAGCGGGCCGCGTCGCACTCAATGGCGCCATCGTCAGCCACCCAGCGACGATGGTCGGCGCGGGCGACAAGGTCGCCGTCGATGGCAAAGCGATCGCGGCCCAGGAACCGACTCGGCTCTGGCGCTACTACAAACCGGCCGGATTGGTGACGACCGCGCGCGACCCCGAAGGCCGCCCGACGGTCTTCGCCAAACTACCGCAAGGCCTGCCGCGCGTGGTCTCTGTCGGCCGCCTCGACATCAATACGGAAGGGCTCCTGCTCCTCACGAATGACGGCGGGCTGGCGCGATACCTCGAGCATCCGGCGCAACTCTTTCCACGCACCTACCGGATTCGCGCGCACGGCCACGCGGAGACGTCAGTTGTCGCGCGATTGGCCCGCGGCCTCACGGTCGACGGCATCTACTATCGTCCGATTCAGGCGACGCTCGATCGCAATCAGGGCGGCAACTGCTGGATGACGATGACACTAAACGAGGGCAAAAATCGCGAGATCAAGACTATCTTGGAACACCTCGGGCTCCAAGTCGCGCGTCTGATCCGGATTGGCTATGGTCCCTTCGAGCTCGGCCCGCTGCCGCCCAACGAGGTTGAGGAGGTGGCATCGGAGCGCCTCGCCAAGCTGCTCCCCGGCCATTTCGCGTCACGGGAATCAGAGACTCGCCAATAAGTTCACTGCGCCATGTAGCCGCCATCAACCGGCATCGGCAGACCGGTCACGTATGACGCGCGATCCGAGCAGAGCCAGGCCACCGCCTCGGCGACCTCCTCGGGCTGGCCGATGCGCTTCATCGGCTCTGAGCGGGCATAGCGCGCCTCCATATCGGGCCGCTTCTCAAATGCGCTCATCAGCAACGGCGTGTAGATCGGCGCCGGACAGACAGCATTGATCCGGATTCCGTGACGGGCATATTCAAGCGCCGCCGCCTTGGTCAGTCCGGCCACGCCGTGCTTGGCGGCGGTATAGGCAGGCACGCGTATCGCGCCGGTCAGACCCATAATCGACGAAGTGTTGACGATGACGCCGCTGCCCTGCTTGAGCATCTGGGCGATCTCCGCCCTCATGCAGAGCCACACTCCGGTCAGATTCGTCGTGATGACGCGATTCCATTCGGTGAGCGTGTACTCGTGCGTCAGCCGCCCGGCACCGCCGATGCCGGCGTTGTTAAAGGCGCAATCGAGCCGGCCATAGCTGGAGACCGCGCTGGCGATCAGGGCTTCGACGTCGGCCTCGCTTGCGACGTCAGCCTTGACGAAGATGCCCTCGGCGCCGGTCTGCTGCTTGATCATTGCTAGCGTTTCGAGACCGCCCGCTTCGACCACGTCGGCGAGGACAAGCCGGGCACCCTCGCGTGCGAAAATCCGCGCGGTCGCGCGGCCAATACCGGAGCCGGCGCCGGTGATCAGCGCGACTTTACCCTCAAGCATTGCAGTCATCTGGCTTTCTCCCTTAAAGCACGACGCTCGCCGCATATCATCCCACTAGGGGGAATAGATCAATGTCCGAGGGCTTCGCAGGAGAGCGGCCCAAAATTTCGGCGGCGGGAATTGTTCTTGTTCAGGGCGATTCGGCTCTCCCCCGCCAGCAGCGGTGCAGCGAGGCGTTTGTAGCGGTTTGGTGAAAGCCTAGGCCCTCAACGCTGTCGCGAGCCTCCGGAAATGCGACATTATTCATTCTCGAGTAAACGTCCCGATGGCTCACCAAGCGCCTCCAATTGCTTCCGACAAGATAAATATTCTTTACGACTGCTCGAATCCGGTCTAAACTGCTAAAAACATCTAGTTAATGAAAAACAGGTGAATTTAGATGCTGAAAGAAGCTTCTACCTGCTTTGAAGGAATTTATTATACATGATGTGCTAGATCATCTTTATCAATGTGTTAACACGTAAGACATGCTGTACGAACCGAATAACAGCCTCGCAAACTATGATTACATCATAGTTGGGGCCGGTTCGGCCGGCTGCGTGCTCGCGAACCGCCTGTCGTCCGACCCGGACGTGCGTGTGCTGCTAGTCGAGGCTGGGCGCTCTGATCGCAATCCGTTGATTCATATTCCGGCGGGCGCGCTGCCGATGAAGCTCTATGGGTTGAATTCCTGGACTTACTTCACCGAGCCGCAACAGCATCTGAAGAGTCGCAAGTTGCATTGGCCGCGTGGCAAAGTATTGGGCGGTTCGAGCGCGATCAATGCGATGGTATATATGCGCGGGAATGCCAGCGATTACGATCGTTGGCGGAATCTCGGCAACGTCGGTTGGTCGTATAATGACGTGCTGCCCTACTTCATCCGCTCCGAGGACTTTGCTGCCGGTGCCGACGAATACCATGGCACTGGCGGGCCGATTAAGGTGACGGTCAACGCTGCCATAAATCCGATCACAGAGGCCTTCCTGAACGCTGCGCAGGCGGCAGGCTATCCGTATAACCCTGACGTCAACGGCGGCACGCAAGAGGGCTTCGGCCCGCTCTACTCGACGATCTGCGCGGACGGGCGGCGTCAAAGCACGGCGGTTGCCTACCTGCGTCCGGCGCTGGGCCGCACCAATTTGAGCGTCGTCACGAAAGCGCGGACGCGGCGGCTTCTGTTCGAGGGGACGCGAGCGGTCGGGCTGGAGTATCTGACTGGGCGGCGGACCCATGAGGTGCGGGCGGCGCGCGAAGTGATCCTTTGCGCGGGCGCGATCAACTCGCCGCAAATCCTGATGCTCTCCGGGGTCGGTGATGCCGCACAATTGCGCCGCTTGGGGATCGCGCCCGTGATCGATCTCAAGGGCGTCGGGCAAAATCTGCAGGATCATCTGGCGGTTGACCTGCAGGTGAGCTGTCCGTTGCCGGTCTCGCTGTATCGGGAGTTGGCGCCCCATCGGATGGCGTGGTCGCTCGTGCGCTATCTGATATACGGGACCGGGCCGCTGGCGAGCGTAGGGCTCGAAGCCTCGGGGTTTATCAAGACGCAGGCAGGAGAATGCGCGGCGGATACCCAGTATCATTTTAGCTCGGGGCTGGTTTATCGCGGGGTCAGCACCGGTCCGGTGCGCCGCCACGGTTTCTATGTCCGCAACTGCCAGTGCCGGCCGCGCAGCCGCGGTTATATTGCGCTGCGCTCGGCCGATCCATTGGCCGATCCGATTATCGAACCCAACTATCTGGAAGCCGAGTCCGACCGCCGCTTGCTGCGCGAGGGCTTCAAGGTCAGCCGCGAGATCGTCGCGCAGGCCGCGATGAGCGCCTTTCGTGGCGCCGAACTATGGCCCGGACCCGAGGTGCGCAGCGACGCGCAAATCGACGACTG
It includes:
- a CDS encoding pseudouridine synthase; protein product: MNCSSDVEKERIAKFLARAGVASRRDAERMIEAGRVALNGAIVSHPATMVGAGDKVAVDGKAIAAQEPTRLWRYYKPAGLVTTARDPEGRPTVFAKLPQGLPRVVSVGRLDINTEGLLLLTNDGGLARYLEHPAQLFPRTYRIRAHGHAETSVVARLARGLTVDGIYYRPIQATLDRNQGGNCWMTMTLNEGKNREIKTILEHLGLQVARLIRIGYGPFELGPLPPNEVEEVASERLAKLLPGHFASRESETRQ
- a CDS encoding choline dehydrogenase — its product is MLYEPNNSLANYDYIIVGAGSAGCVLANRLSSDPDVRVLLVEAGRSDRNPLIHIPAGALPMKLYGLNSWTYFTEPQQHLKSRKLHWPRGKVLGGSSAINAMVYMRGNASDYDRWRNLGNVGWSYNDVLPYFIRSEDFAAGADEYHGTGGPIKVTVNAAINPITEAFLNAAQAAGYPYNPDVNGGTQEGFGPLYSTICADGRRQSTAVAYLRPALGRTNLSVVTKARTRRLLFEGTRAVGLEYLTGRRTHEVRAAREVILCAGAINSPQILMLSGVGDAAQLRRLGIAPVIDLKGVGQNLQDHLAVDLQVSCPLPVSLYRELAPHRMAWSLVRYLIYGTGPLASVGLEASGFIKTQAGECAADTQYHFSSGLVYRGVSTGPVRRHGFYVRNCQCRPRSRGYIALRSADPLADPIIEPNYLEAESDRRLLREGFKVSREIVAQAAMSAFRGAELWPGPEVRSDAQIDDWIGDAGVTSFHPAGTCKMGHDELAVVDDQLRVHGLEGLRVVDTSIMPRLVSGNTNMPTIMIAEKAADLIRGRAAVLLASAANQ
- a CDS encoding type II toxin-antitoxin system HicB family antitoxin, with translation MPQFQYTAVFEPAPEGGFTVTVPALAGLVTEGDTLEEAREMVKDAIRGYLESLLAHGEEIPIEPGLASVERVAVTI
- a CDS encoding glucose 1-dehydrogenase gives rise to the protein MTAMLEGKVALITGAGSGIGRATARIFAREGARLVLADVVEAGGLETLAMIKQQTGAEGIFVKADVASEADVEALIASAVSSYGRLDCAFNNAGIGGAGRLTHEYTLTEWNRVITTNLTGVWLCMRAEIAQMLKQGSGVIVNTSSIMGLTGAIRVPAYTAAKHGVAGLTKAAALEYARHGIRINAVCPAPIYTPLLMSAFEKRPDMEARYARSEPMKRIGQPEEVAEAVAWLCSDRASYVTGLPMPVDGGYMAQ